The sequence AGCCTTGGGGCGAAAGTGTTTAGTTATAGAAAAGTGGGTTATGTTGAACCTGCTAGAAACTTTGCTATTAGTAAGGCTACTGGTGATTGGATTTTAATACTTGATGCTGATGAAAGGTTGCCTGTGCAGCTTGTATCTAAATTAAAGAAGATTGTTAAAGAAAATGAGTTTGATTTTGTGTTTATTCCCAGAAAAAACTTAATATTTGGGAAATGGATTAAGCATTGTAACTGGTGGCCCGATTACAACTTGCGTTTTTTTAGGAAAGGGTTAGTTGTTTGGAGGGATGAGATACACAGTATTCCGGAAGCAAAAGGTAAAGGAACAAATTTATTACCCAGGGAAAAATATGCAATTGTTCACAAAAATTACTCTTCTGTTAGTGGTTATTTAAAAAGACTTGACCGTTATACAACAATTCAATCTCAAGAGAAAATTGCCCATGGGTATAAATTTGATTGGAAAGATCTAATTAAGATGCCTGTTTCAGAGTTTTTTAGGAGGTTTTTTGCAGGTAAAGGATATAAAGATGGTGTTCATGGTTTGGTTTTATCGATGCTACAGTCTTTTTCCGAGTTTGTGGTTTTGATAAAAGTTTGGGAAGCTAAGAAATTTAATGATTTAGATTTAGATTTGGAAGAAGTAAATGATGAATTGGTTAATTTTGAGAAAGATCTAAATTATTGGAAAAACGATATGCTTCTTAAGAATAAAGAAATTAATCTTGTTTCTTCTTTGGTTCTTAAGGTTAAGCGAAAACTCAAGCTTATTTAATAATAAACTTTTAATGAAAGAAAAGATCTTTATTATTATTCTTAATTGGAATAGAGCTGATGATACTTTAGCTTGTCTTAAGAGTTTATCTTCGCTTGATTATTTTATGCTTGATCCTAATGTAGTCGTTGTTGACAATGGATCAACTGATAATTCTATTGATAGAATTAGTAAGTTTGAGCCCCATAATTTTAAGTTGCACTTGATTAAAAACAATTCCAATTTTGGTTTTGCTAAAGGGAACAATATTGGTATTAGATACGCTCTTAAAAACAAAGCTGATTATGTTATGATTTTGAACAACGACACGCTGGTGGAAAGAAAACTTTTGTTAAACCTTGTTTCGGTGATAAAAAATGATAAAAAAGTGGGTGTGGTTTCTCCAAAAATATATTTTGCCAAAGGCTTTGAATTTCATAAAGAAAGGTACAAAAAGGAAGATTTGGGTAGAGTGATATGGTACGCGGGAGGGGAAATTGACTGGCAAAATGTTATGGGGATTAATCGGGGTGTGGATGAAGTTGACTGTGGGCAATTTGATTTGGTTGAGGAAACTGGTTTTGCTACCGGTTGTTGTAGTCTTTTTGCTTCTTATGTTTTGGAGAAAGTCGGTCTTTTTGATGAACGTTATTTTATGTATTTTGAGGACGTTGATCTATCAGTAAGAATTAAGAAAGCTGGCTTTAAAGTTTTTTATCAACCAGATGGGGTAGTTTGGCATAAAGTAGCCCAAAGCTCAGGTATAGGTAGTGGTCTTAATGACTACTTTATAAGCCGAAACAGACTTTTGTTTGGTTTTGCTTATGCGTCTTTTCGAACAAAAGCTGCTTTATTCAAAGAAAGTGTTAGACTTTTGTTTAAAGGCAGAGAATGGCAAAAGAAAGGTGTTGTTGATTTTTATTTGGGTAAATTTGGTAAAGGTAGTTGGGACTAGTTTACTAACAATACATCGATGTATTGTTAGTATGTCTTTATGAAAAAATCATCTAAAAAAAGTAATAATTCTAAAATAAGCGCGGTTATTTTGACGCTAAATGAAGAAAACAAGATTGGTGATTGTCTTAATAGTCTTGATTGGGTTGATGAGATAGTTTTGGTCGATAGTGATTCGACTGATAAGACTGCTGAAATTGCTAAAAGTTTTGGAGCTAAAGTTTATAGTTTTGTAAAAGGCAACTTCTCTGATAGGAGAAATTTTGGTACTAGCAAAGCAATGGGCGAGTGGGTTTTGCATATTGATGCTGACGAAAGAGTGACAAAAGAATTAAAAGATGAAATTTTAGAGATTGTTAAAAAGGAATCTGATTTTTCTCATTTTGCCATTCCTCGTCAGAATTTTGTTTTTGGTAAAAAAATGCTTCACTGTGGCCTTTGGCCTGATTATGTTGTTCGTCTTTTTAGGAAAAGTAATTTTATTAAGTGGGAAGGTGACTTACATGAGACAGTAAAAGTGAAAGGCAAACTTG comes from Patescibacteria group bacterium and encodes:
- a CDS encoding glycosyl transferase → MAKISVVINTLNEEKNLPFAIRSVKDLADEIVVVDMESEDNTVSVAKSLGAKVFSYRKVGYVEPARNFAISKATGDWILILDADERLPVQLVSKLKKIVKENEFDFVFIPRKNLIFGKWIKHCNWWPDYNLRFFRKGLVVWRDEIHSIPEAKGKGTNLLPREKYAIVHKNYSSVSGYLKRLDRYTTIQSQEKIAHGYKFDWKDLIKMPVSEFFRRFFAGKGYKDGVHGLVLSMLQSFSEFVVLIKVWEAKKFNDLDLDLEEVNDELVNFEKDLNYWKNDMLLKNKEINLVSSLVLKVKRKLKLI
- a CDS encoding glycosyl transferase, producing MKEKIFIIILNWNRADDTLACLKSLSSLDYFMLDPNVVVVDNGSTDNSIDRISKFEPHNFKLHLIKNNSNFGFAKGNNIGIRYALKNKADYVMILNNDTLVERKLLLNLVSVIKNDKKVGVVSPKIYFAKGFEFHKERYKKEDLGRVIWYAGGEIDWQNVMGINRGVDEVDCGQFDLVEETGFATGCCSLFASYVLEKVGLFDERYFMYFEDVDLSVRIKKAGFKVFYQPDGVVWHKVAQSSGIGSGLNDYFISRNRLLFGFAYASFRTKAALFKESVRLLFKGREWQKKGVVDFYLGKFGKGSWD
- a CDS encoding glycosyl transferase is translated as MKKSSKKSNNSKISAVILTLNEENKIGDCLNSLDWVDEIVLVDSDSTDKTAEIAKSFGAKVYSFVKGNFSDRRNFGTSKAMGEWVLHIDADERVTKELKDEILEIVKKESDFSHFAIPRQNFVFGKKMLHCGLWPDYVVRLFRKSNFIKWEGDLHETVKVKGKLGYMNNYFVHIKHDNLFDIVEKTNKWSCIEADLMFNANHPPMNLPRFASAIFREFYLRMIKQKAFLDGVEGVIYGIYQVWSKFISYAKLWERQVNGV